The following is a genomic window from Neodiprion lecontei isolate iyNeoLeco1 chromosome 4, iyNeoLeco1.1, whole genome shotgun sequence.
TCTGCCAGCAATAAGATGTTTCTATTAACAATTTGAGATCTATATGTACAATGATACAGTCTTTTGAGAGTGATGATTTGTCGCTTTGAAAGATTGAGCGCTTCTAGCTTATTTCTTGATTAAGCTTTTCTGCCAAAGTATTATGCTTGTGTTCATCTACCAAACCTGCTGGTGATTGCCCAGCAAAATTTGTGATAGTCGTTGAAGCTCTGTTCTCTATCAAATACCATGCTAGTGGAATATTTTGGTGGTCAAGAGCATGAAATATTGCTGTACGACCAGATTTAGCATCTCGTAAGTTGATATTCGCTCCAGCGGAAATTAGTTGTTTGACTGCATTTACATTCCCCAACTGAGCACAGTAGTGCAAAGGCGCAAAACctgaatataattgaataataaaaaacttgaaactaGAGTTTTTACAATTATGGAGATAAAAAGTCAGCACAAAAACTATTGGATAGAAAGAAATTACCTTCAGAGTCTATATTGTCGAGTAAGCTTGGAGAATCCACATGACTAATCAGCTGAGGTAGAACTGTCGAGGACATTTTGCATGCCATAATAAGTGCTGATTCGTGAAGTTTCATGGAAAATGCAGGCTTTGCTCCAGCTTTCAGGAGGATCTCGACTATGACTGGTTCTATGTCATGTTCAACTGCGAGTTCCAAACTCGTCTGTGAAAGAtgaatagcaaaaaaaaattgatcagatGTGTGAGCAAAACCATTAGGTATAACCCTTAGTTGTGACTCTGACTCGACCATTTTTGCATCAACATAATATAATTCGTAACATAGTTAGAAATGCATGCGATCTTGATTTAGCAAGACTGGAGTTATAACTCACCTTTCCGCACTCAGTAAGCACATCAACGCTTTGTTTCACAGCTTTAAGAACAATCAGCTGTCTTCGTACTTCCGTGATATTTTCACTCAGAACTGCTCGATGAATCCCCATCATTCCCTGGTTGTCAAATGTTGTCGCCGCTTGAAAATCTTTTTGCAACTGTTCaacaatttttggaatttttatatcaGGCTTTGAAAGTACTTTCTGAATTTGGTGCACACTTGATGTTGGTTCATTCAGAAAATCATCACAGAAATCAAAGAAATCTTCTGGTGGAACGTTTGTTTGTGTATTGACACATGCATTGTTCGTCCATTGCTGTGTACAACCAAGAAGCAATCTGTTTTCATGTTGTAGTTGCAAAATTGTGTCACTGATTTGATTAACCTCCAGCCTTTTTAAGGTAGGGAGGTTTTCATTATACTCTAAGAACGTTTTTGGCTCTAAAAGACTAAAAACTGTTGTTTGGGTTTCTGAATCGCTAACAGAGACTGTAGGTGGAACAGGTACATCTCGCTTTAAACCAATTCCACAATCTGCAAGAGCTTTGAGAGCTTTCTCACGTAAAACTTGATCAGGCAATGTACTGAGTGCTTTCTCAATAATATCTAAATCTTGTCGCTTAGGTGATGTAGTAGCAGACATTGAACTGATACCATTTAGTACTACGCTCTGATTGGGGAATTCAACATCGAAACTTTGATTCAAAGCAGTTTCCTCGATCATTACTGCATTCCTAGTAGCATTTGTGTTCCTATCAATTTCCATACTGCTTGTCTCGATACTGGTTCTGCTTGTTTCTGCGTCATTCCTTTCATTTATAGATGACATATCTACGTCTTTAGGTAAAATAACCATCATATTTTTACCTAAGTTTTTACCATTATTTCCCTTATCTTTATCAACAAACCCTGTATTAACTTTATCTGTACATGAGGGTCTAGCTTTTACTTGAAGAAAGTCCGTATGCTGTGTGATAACTACTGAATTCTCAATACCCTCTTTGCTACCATCTGTAAGCGTTACGTTATTTGTTGGACTTGTGACATATTGAGTATTCTCAAGATTCGGTGTATTAGTAAGAGTATTACTTTCCACAGAGGTTTTCGTCGCTTCTATGCTGTTTGTCACAGATTCTCTTTCATTGACGttattgctgttttttttactactttCCAATGTTCTACTATATGTTTTAACAGGGATCAAAGGTTTTAATTTAGTTTGGAAATTTGTCTGTAATAGGCTTGATGGTGGATTACTACTCTTCCGAGTTACTGTAAGAGGCTTAGAATCAGCTAATGACCTTACAGCAGCTGTTGGTTTGTCAACACGTTCAACAATCTTTTTGATAACCATGTTACTTTGATTAGACCCTTTTGTTTTAC
Proteins encoded in this region:
- the LOC107217666 gene encoding uncharacterized protein LOC107217666; protein product: MFPSAKRSRMDNTCPSPPKRPRTHENLTVQLGKKNISIQIHGPLSTDIEQSNSTRVERIPGAKCSLSMLPYANNMKFVPNKEMSLTTKLQKLKLKSPDGRDLGEIEVKLFPQKCDGIKGKTIMLKKHSMFGKLENSSTAVSILKPMDRIKVESNGRVSPQMASTYGHVQQPSKRFSIANVSSIKFKEATSQSQCLANLNPEQKSMILRHPDNHKHPPIASSSQVFLIHVDKQNGLNNIKNMHKDVRNLSQPPPKQKIVMVRAENYPYSNDTKKKTSSSTVIELRNSASHKDQYGTESVSIMPSTENSNISLSISGLGECKTKGSNQSNMVIKKIVERVDKPTAAVRSLADSKPLTVTRKSSNPPSSLLQTNFQTKLKPLIPVKTYSRTLESSKKNSNNVNERESVTNSIEATKTSVESNTLTNTPNLENTQYVTSPTNNVTLTDGSKEGIENSVVITQHTDFLQVKARPSCTDKVNTGFVDKDKGNNGKNLGKNMMVILPKDVDMSSINERNDAETSRTSIETSSMEIDRNTNATRNAVMIEETALNQSFDVEFPNQSVVLNGISSMSATTSPKRQDLDIIEKALSTLPDQVLREKALKALADCGIGLKRDVPVPPTVSVSDSETQTTVFSLLEPKTFLEYNENLPTLKRLEVNQISDTILQLQHENRLLLGCTQQWTNNACVNTQTNVPPEDFFDFCDDFLNEPTSSVHQIQKVLSKPDIKIPKIVEQLQKDFQAATTFDNQGMMGIHRAVLSENITEVRRQLIVLKAVKQSVDVLTECGKTSLELAVEHDIEPVIVEILLKAGAKPAFSMKLHESALIMACKMSSTVLPQLISHVDSPSLLDNIDSEGFAPLHYCAQLGNVNAVKQLISAGANINLRDAKSGRTAIFHALDHQNIPLAWYLIENRASTTITNFAGQSPAGLVDEHKHNTLAEKLNQEIS